One genomic region from Chloroherpetonaceae bacterium encodes:
- a CDS encoding chemotaxis protein CheW, which produces MNERKGLGFDALTSIPPEIIERMKEIEEAKLRAESETDEGDTKEQFVGILVGDKETAFRVNDIEAILNVPKITPIPGMPPYVLGICNVRGEITSVLNLQVILGLDVSKKPKTRRQKSSERLLIVGNVNFSVGFVIDAVLDVIRVGETDVIRINAADSEMYRLSLFSRGIFTRPEEGGRGNDIIIIDTDKLLNAPEIIQFL; this is translated from the coding sequence ATGAATGAGAGAAAAGGTTTAGGTTTTGACGCGTTAACCTCAATTCCTCCAGAAATCATTGAAAGGATGAAGGAGATTGAGGAGGCGAAGCTCAGAGCAGAATCTGAAACCGATGAAGGCGATACTAAAGAGCAGTTTGTCGGTATTCTTGTTGGTGATAAAGAAACTGCATTCAGGGTAAATGATATTGAGGCCATTTTGAATGTTCCCAAAATTACACCGATACCCGGAATGCCGCCGTATGTCCTTGGTATTTGTAATGTCCGTGGGGAAATTACCTCGGTATTAAATCTGCAGGTTATCTTAGGTCTAGATGTCTCAAAAAAGCCAAAAACCCGTCGTCAAAAAAGTTCTGAACGGCTGCTGATTGTTGGAAATGTTAATTTTTCCGTTGGATTTGTTATCGATGCTGTTCTTGATGTCATTCGCGTCGGAGAGACCGATGTAATAAGAATAAATGCGGCAGATAGTGAAATGTATCGATTATCACTTTTTTCAAGAGGGATTTTTACAAGACCTGAAGAAGGTGGCCGTGGAAATGATATTATCATTATTGATACTGATAAACTTCTAAATGCACCTGAAATTATCCAATTCCTATAA
- a CDS encoding response regulator, which produces MPRVLIIDDSAVERTIIAKVLTSLGYSIEEAVDGEDGETKARISKPDLIVLDVVMPKRDGFQVCRNLKKAPETANIPVIMITSKDQESDKFWGMKQGANAYLVKPFNEADLISAVKKTGT; this is translated from the coding sequence ATGCCTAGGGTTTTAATTATTGATGATAGTGCTGTTGAACGAACAATCATCGCCAAAGTGCTCACCTCCCTTGGATATTCAATAGAGGAAGCAGTTGACGGGGAAGACGGCGAAACCAAAGCAAGAATCAGCAAGCCGGATTTAATTGTGCTTGATGTTGTGATGCCGAAAAGAGATGGTTTTCAAGTGTGTCGTAATCTTAAAAAGGCACCTGAAACGGCTAACATTCCAGTCATCATGATTACATCAAAAGATCAAGAAAGTGATAAATTTTGGGGAATGAAACAAGGCGCGAATGCGTATCTTGTTAAGCCATTTAACGAAGCGGATCTTATTTCTGCGGTAAAAAAAACCGGGACTTGA
- a CDS encoding response regulator: MSGFTGSVKMTLIDMLRLLSTTKKTGAMKVQVPTSLGDKDTVVHFKGGLVIAVDTGSEELGAILLQENLITRDDLNQAITLQKQYKDKRIEQILMAMKKVDATKLVKAIRLQIESVITQLLQEKNARVEFEPDAVLRVQGLSNGVDVQQIMLLVAPKVDEMELVKEKIQSSGQVPAITKRGKEEKNEISLKLVEWQVYLAIDGKTDIKTLALKLKMEEVTVMKALVTLLDGKWVELPKAQADTRKKILAVDDSKVILKTIQLALAETGYSLFTAETGEAAIKLALEQQPDLILLDVMLPDTTGLKVCKTLRTEHATMKQTPIIMLSAKDADIDRNLGLHAGANDYVTKPFKDGELVEIVHKYLKNTN; the protein is encoded by the coding sequence ATGTCCGGTTTTACAGGTAGCGTTAAAATGACGCTAATCGATATGCTTAGGCTCCTAAGCACAACGAAAAAAACGGGAGCGATGAAAGTGCAGGTTCCTACCTCATTAGGCGATAAAGACACCGTGGTTCACTTCAAAGGAGGTCTTGTCATTGCTGTTGATACTGGAAGCGAAGAGTTAGGGGCAATCTTATTGCAAGAAAATCTTATTACCAGAGATGATCTCAATCAGGCAATTACCCTCCAAAAACAATACAAGGATAAGCGTATTGAACAAATTTTGATGGCAATGAAGAAAGTCGATGCCACCAAACTTGTCAAAGCAATCAGGCTTCAAATCGAAAGCGTGATTACTCAATTGTTGCAAGAAAAAAACGCCCGTGTTGAATTTGAACCCGATGCCGTGTTAAGGGTACAAGGTTTAAGCAACGGGGTGGATGTTCAGCAAATCATGCTCTTGGTTGCACCGAAGGTTGATGAAATGGAGCTTGTCAAAGAAAAAATTCAAAGTTCAGGGCAAGTTCCTGCCATCACAAAGCGCGGTAAAGAAGAAAAAAATGAAATTTCACTGAAGCTTGTCGAGTGGCAAGTATATTTAGCGATTGATGGCAAAACTGACATCAAGACTTTGGCACTGAAGCTGAAAATGGAAGAAGTCACGGTCATGAAGGCATTAGTAACCCTTCTTGATGGCAAATGGGTTGAACTTCCGAAAGCACAAGCAGATACAAGAAAAAAGATTTTAGCGGTTGACGATAGTAAGGTGATTTTAAAGACCATTCAATTGGCACTTGCTGAGACCGGTTATAGTCTGTTCACCGCTGAGACTGGCGAAGCTGCTATTAAATTAGCTCTTGAACAGCAGCCAGACTTGATTTTATTGGATGTAATGTTGCCTGATACAACTGGGCTGAAGGTCTGTAAAACACTCAGAACCGAACATGCGACTATGAAACAAACGCCAATCATCATGCTTTCGGCAAAAGATGCGGATATAGACCGAAATTTGGGTTTACACGCTGGTGCAAATGACTATGTCACCAAACCATTTAAGGATGGTGAACTTGTCGAAATCGTTCATAAATATTTGAAGAATACCAACTAA
- the folD gene encoding bifunctional methylenetetrahydrofolate dehydrogenase/methenyltetrahydrofolate cyclohydrolase FolD: MNPTFSKSHSPNETGSPHEKNTPVVIDGKTIAEQIKKELKKKVEEWQFKTSRVPGLAVIIVGENPASQVYVRNKAKSCLEVGMNSQVIELPGTISESDLLHQIEKLNNDPTIDGILVQQPLPKHIDEFNITLAIAPEKDVDGFHPMNVGKLVIGKLESCFPSCTPFGVIELLKRYEIDTEGKHAVIVGRSNIVGKPMANLLVQKLKGMNATVTVCHASTPDLSYHTKQADILIAAIGKAHIITEPMVKQGAVVIDVGMNQIEDASKKSGKRLVGDVDYEAVASKCAAITPVPGGVGPMTIAMLLFNTMKSFEIKVKSITK; the protein is encoded by the coding sequence ATGAATCCTACATTTTCAAAATCTCATAGTCCGAATGAAACTGGTTCTCCTCATGAAAAAAATACGCCGGTTGTCATTGATGGAAAAACCATTGCGGAGCAAATCAAAAAAGAGTTAAAGAAAAAAGTAGAAGAATGGCAATTCAAAACCTCACGCGTCCCGGGCTTAGCTGTTATAATTGTTGGCGAAAACCCTGCTTCTCAAGTATATGTAAGAAATAAGGCGAAATCATGCCTTGAAGTTGGGATGAATTCTCAAGTCATTGAATTGCCCGGTACGATTTCAGAAAGTGATTTGCTGCACCAAATCGAGAAATTAAACAACGACCCCACCATTGACGGAATACTTGTTCAACAACCTTTACCAAAACATATCGACGAATTTAACATTACCCTAGCAATTGCGCCCGAAAAGGATGTTGATGGGTTTCATCCAATGAATGTCGGAAAACTGGTTATTGGGAAATTAGAGTCTTGTTTCCCAAGCTGCACACCTTTTGGTGTGATTGAACTGCTTAAGAGGTATGAAATTGATACTGAGGGAAAACATGCGGTTATTGTAGGGCGAAGCAATATTGTTGGGAAGCCAATGGCGAATTTATTAGTTCAAAAACTAAAAGGGATGAATGCTACAGTAACGGTTTGTCACGCTTCAACACCCGATTTATCCTATCATACAAAGCAAGCCGATATTCTCATTGCTGCTATAGGAAAAGCCCATATCATTACAGAGCCAATGGTAAAGCAAGGTGCCGTAGTCATTGATGTGGGTATGAATCAAATTGAAGATGCCAGCAAAAAAAGCGGGAAAAGGCTTGTGGGTGATGTCGATTATGAGGCTGTGGCTTCAAAGTGCGCGGCAATAACACCTGTGCCCGGAGGAGTCGGTCCTATGACTATCGCGATGCTGCTTTTCAACACAATGAAATCATTTGAAATCAAAGTGAAATCAATCACGAAATAA
- the thiS gene encoding sulfur carrier protein ThiS, with the protein MTAISLKFIINGEQVIVDFDAQTVIVSERGSQTSLASLLLKIGIDQTKKGIAVAVNETVVSKSKWEAEKITEGDSIEIIRAVQGG; encoded by the coding sequence ATGACAGCAATCTCACTAAAATTTATCATAAATGGCGAGCAAGTAATCGTCGATTTTGACGCTCAAACCGTAATTGTTTCTGAAAGAGGGTCTCAGACTTCTTTGGCGTCGCTTTTATTGAAGATTGGAATCGATCAAACAAAAAAGGGAATCGCTGTGGCTGTCAATGAAACCGTGGTTTCAAAATCTAAATGGGAAGCGGAAAAAATTACTGAGGGGGATTCAATTGAAATCATTCGTGCCGTACAAGGCGGTTAA
- a CDS encoding SMC family ATPase, which translates to MTPKKLTLQNFLGYGEPAQQLDFDSFSLAILTGDNGAGKSSLLEAIPWCIWGEGRGKSSTDIIRASALETRVEYEFSHQKNQEKNLFRIIRQLKRGKNANSSQTTLEFQVYDKNEEKFITLSGSGVRDTQSTIEKTLGLSYETFMNSSFLAQGKADEFTEKSASKRKEVLAEILGARKYQSLSESAAIKVKEGELQSKNLEGKIAAFESDLEALPRVEVEIDNLLGQIQREENELKPITLELNAMEEMLTQLTPFESQFAVETAKQVNLEKQFIELRNRLRKKELEAIALSKELIQKGEIEKEYAELEQLRMQTEIAEKAAIEYQTLQTQLLETKSRLESVTIRMKSEVRSLEQNQKAIEEKRITEKNTYEKNKGLTKRAFELEEKLKETEVKLEQLEKENEIFITTEKEQVKFASLKEQLETRIAEANRERNKIKDKGISIKDETQCPLCKSPLDPNHKDHILTEYRKEYLKNQEEEKVLQNELNQLNHLLQENAQKLEKWKRELQQIPQLKSEIKILLYEKEKQVQALTLSKKAFESMQILEQEAVALSQKKQFLEKELLEGKEIIQLKSQLDILHERKTALGFEKEKFEMMKLKLKRREVVTEQLSDLKNAERRLNSLREEIKEGKDLEAEMQKEIEETLILINQLREKVAQKEQVANRFSQKHKIFREREKMLISSKATLEALNKESVRLQEKADELGLLQNDWKALKDEIVIHAYLKEAFGIKGIQTMLIENAVNEIELLANQLLSEISQNTASIQFRLNRSRASGLEIDTLDIILSDVNGNERDYSTFSGGEKFRIDFSIRLALSELLAKQSGVGVKMLVIDEGFGTQDEDGVQAITESILRVQDRFEKIVVISHINEMKDAFETRINISKDAMRGSLISLSS; encoded by the coding sequence ATGACCCCAAAAAAATTAACATTACAAAACTTTCTTGGTTACGGCGAACCTGCTCAACAGCTTGATTTTGATTCATTTTCGTTAGCCATATTAACCGGAGATAATGGTGCTGGTAAATCAAGTTTACTTGAAGCCATTCCTTGGTGTATTTGGGGAGAAGGTCGTGGAAAAAGCTCAACAGATATCATCCGAGCATCTGCTTTGGAAACAAGAGTCGAGTATGAATTCTCTCACCAAAAAAATCAAGAGAAAAATTTATTTCGAATTATTCGTCAGTTAAAGCGTGGGAAAAATGCCAACAGCTCCCAAACCACACTTGAGTTTCAAGTTTACGATAAAAATGAAGAGAAATTCATCACACTCTCCGGCTCAGGAGTTCGTGACACGCAATCAACGATAGAGAAGACATTGGGTCTTTCCTACGAAACCTTCATGAATTCAAGCTTTCTTGCTCAAGGGAAAGCCGATGAATTCACGGAGAAATCGGCATCTAAAAGAAAAGAAGTATTGGCTGAAATTTTAGGAGCAAGAAAGTATCAATCACTGTCCGAGTCAGCAGCGATAAAGGTGAAAGAAGGAGAATTGCAATCAAAGAATCTCGAAGGGAAAATAGCTGCTTTTGAATCCGACCTCGAAGCACTTCCGAGAGTCGAAGTAGAGATTGATAATCTTCTGGGTCAAATCCAGCGGGAAGAAAATGAGTTAAAGCCGATTACTTTAGAATTAAATGCAATGGAAGAAATGCTAACTCAATTGACTCCATTTGAATCTCAATTTGCAGTAGAAACGGCAAAGCAGGTGAATCTCGAAAAGCAATTCATCGAATTAAGAAATCGATTGAGAAAAAAAGAACTTGAGGCCATTGCGCTTAGCAAGGAACTTATTCAAAAGGGAGAAATCGAAAAGGAATATGCTGAACTTGAGCAACTTCGAATGCAAACCGAGATTGCTGAAAAAGCAGCCATCGAATATCAAACCTTACAAACCCAACTTCTTGAAACGAAAAGCCGTTTAGAAAGCGTAACAATACGGATGAAAAGCGAAGTCCGTTCGCTTGAACAAAATCAAAAAGCGATTGAAGAAAAAAGAATAACTGAGAAAAATACTTATGAGAAGAATAAGGGATTAACCAAAAGAGCGTTTGAATTGGAAGAGAAACTTAAAGAGACAGAAGTGAAACTTGAGCAACTTGAAAAGGAAAACGAAATTTTTATTACCACGGAAAAGGAACAAGTCAAGTTTGCCTCACTTAAGGAGCAACTTGAAACGAGAATTGCTGAAGCGAATCGTGAAAGAAACAAAATTAAGGATAAAGGGATTTCAATAAAAGATGAAACACAATGCCCTCTTTGCAAAAGCCCTCTTGACCCAAATCATAAAGATCACATTTTGACGGAATATCGTAAAGAGTATCTCAAGAATCAAGAAGAAGAAAAGGTGTTGCAAAATGAGTTGAACCAACTAAATCATTTACTTCAAGAAAATGCACAAAAGCTTGAGAAATGGAAAAGGGAACTTCAGCAAATCCCTCAGTTAAAAAGCGAAATCAAAATATTGTTATACGAAAAGGAAAAGCAGGTTCAAGCATTAACCCTTTCAAAAAAAGCCTTTGAGTCAATGCAAATTCTAGAACAAGAGGCAGTGGCTTTAAGTCAAAAAAAACAATTTCTGGAAAAAGAACTTTTGGAGGGAAAAGAAATAATCCAATTGAAGTCCCAACTCGACATACTTCATGAAAGGAAAACAGCACTTGGGTTTGAAAAAGAAAAGTTTGAAATGATGAAACTCAAACTGAAAAGAAGAGAGGTCGTTACTGAACAATTGAGTGACTTAAAGAATGCAGAGAGAAGGCTAAATAGTTTGCGTGAAGAAATTAAGGAAGGCAAAGATTTGGAAGCCGAGATGCAAAAGGAAATTGAAGAGACGTTGATTCTTATCAATCAACTTCGAGAGAAGGTTGCTCAAAAAGAACAAGTTGCAAATCGTTTTTCTCAAAAGCACAAAATCTTCCGTGAACGCGAAAAAATGCTGATCTCCTCAAAAGCGACTTTGGAAGCCTTGAACAAAGAATCAGTAAGGCTTCAGGAAAAAGCAGATGAACTTGGGCTTTTACAAAATGATTGGAAAGCACTTAAGGATGAGATTGTGATTCACGCCTACCTCAAAGAAGCCTTTGGAATCAAAGGAATTCAAACAATGCTGATTGAAAATGCGGTCAATGAAATTGAGTTATTAGCCAATCAGCTTCTTTCAGAAATCTCACAAAATACGGCCTCAATTCAGTTTCGGCTTAACCGCTCTCGCGCTTCAGGATTGGAGATTGACACTTTGGATATCATTCTTTCTGATGTTAATGGAAATGAACGCGATTACTCAACCTTCTCGGGAGGTGAAAAATTTAGAATTGATTTTTCGATTCGTTTAGCACTTTCTGAATTGCTTGCAAAGCAAAGCGGTGTGGGTGTGAAAATGCTTGTGATTGATGAAGGGTTCGGGACGCAAGACGAAGACGGCGTTCAAGCAATCACTGAATCAATTTTGAGAGTTCAAGACCGATTTGAAAAAATTGTGGTTATATCTCATATCAACGAAATGAAAGATGCATTCGAAACACGAATCAACATTTCAAAAGATGCGATGCGCGGTTCTTTAATTTCTCTTTCATCTTAG
- a CDS encoding class I SAM-dependent methyltransferase, with protein MHRKLKLELKFSAILKPKGKNGFIQTLPFGSKVLDVGCGNESPKRTKTLRSDLHYTGVDIAAYNQSENSLLFADRYIELLPESFDKGIKNLGCHFDAVISSHNLEHCFNPESVLDSMIFVLKPGGYLFLSFPSEPSVHFPSRFGTLNYFDDPTHREMLKYDQIIQAIEKFGMSIQFATKQYKPALLYLLGLLGEPISRLTNRPVPFGATWAFYGFESIIISKKN; from the coding sequence GTGCATAGGAAGTTAAAATTAGAATTAAAATTCTCTGCGATTCTTAAACCAAAAGGCAAAAATGGTTTTATACAAACTTTGCCTTTTGGTTCTAAAGTTCTTGATGTTGGCTGTGGAAACGAATCACCAAAACGGACCAAAACACTTAGGAGCGACTTGCATTATACAGGCGTTGACATTGCAGCATATAACCAAAGCGAGAATTCACTCTTATTTGCCGATAGATACATTGAACTCTTACCAGAAAGCTTTGATAAAGGAATTAAGAATTTGGGCTGCCATTTCGACGCCGTCATCTCTTCTCATAACTTGGAACATTGTTTCAATCCAGAATCGGTATTAGATTCAATGATCTTTGTATTAAAACCCGGCGGGTATTTATTTCTTTCGTTTCCCTCTGAGCCAAGCGTTCATTTTCCCTCAAGATTCGGAACCCTGAATTACTTTGACGACCCAACTCATCGTGAAATGTTAAAATATGATCAGATCATTCAGGCGATAGAGAAGTTCGGGATGTCAATTCAGTTTGCGACGAAACAATATAAACCCGCTTTGCTTTACCTTCTCGGCTTGCTCGGTGAGCCAATAAGTCGCCTAACAAACCGACCGGTACCGTTTGGTGCTACTTGGGCATTTTACGGTTTTGAATCTATCATCATTTCAAAAAAGAATTGA
- the ctaD gene encoding cytochrome c oxidase subunit I, translating into MAALVETPSSPVANTGQSSAPSVHYLNSPQGLWSWLSTVDHKRIGLMYLFSVMFFFFVAGVFAILLRFELINPGKDIVGPDSYNQLFTLHGAIMVFLFIIPAIPAALGNFVLPLMIGAKDVAFPRLNLASFYVYVVGALFAIYSLVTGAVDTGWTFYTPYSVESKTSVISITLGVFIMGFSSIFTGLNFIVTVHKLRAPGMTWFSMPLFVWGMYATSIIQVMATPVLGITMLLLILERAFGIGIFDPAMGGDPVLYQHFFWFYSHPAVYIMILPGMAIISELIATFSHKRIFGYTPIAFSSLAIALVSFLVWGHHMFTSGQSELAAFIFSFLTFLVGIPSGIKIFNWVATMYRGSLTFQAPMLYTHAFLCLFTIGGLTGIYLGALSVDIHLHDTYFVVAHFHYVMMGGTVIAFLGGLHYWWPKIWGRMYNETAALVSAALIFIGFNVTFFPQFLMGLQGMPRRYYTYLEQYHSLHMISTVGTWILGVGFIIMAVYLIHSIFKGPQAPKNPWYGLTMEWMTTSPPHPHNFEGTPHQIFGPYDYDRVLMDKDGLITFNPNSGDHHEESNGKNGNGKKLKKASKV; encoded by the coding sequence ATGGCAGCTTTAGTTGAAACTCCATCAAGTCCTGTGGCAAACACAGGCCAATCGTCCGCTCCGTCGGTACATTATCTAAATTCACCTCAAGGGTTGTGGTCTTGGCTCTCTACGGTTGACCATAAAAGAATCGGATTGATGTACCTCTTTTCAGTCATGTTTTTCTTTTTTGTTGCGGGCGTATTTGCGATTCTTTTGCGCTTTGAACTCATTAATCCCGGTAAAGATATCGTTGGACCAGATTCCTACAACCAACTGTTTACGCTTCACGGGGCGATAATGGTTTTCTTATTTATTATTCCTGCGATTCCGGCCGCGTTAGGAAATTTTGTGCTACCGTTGATGATTGGCGCGAAAGACGTGGCTTTCCCAAGATTGAATTTAGCAAGCTTCTATGTTTATGTAGTTGGTGCTTTGTTCGCAATTTATTCACTTGTGACAGGTGCGGTTGATACAGGATGGACTTTCTATACTCCTTATAGTGTTGAAAGTAAAACCTCTGTCATCTCAATCACGCTTGGTGTTTTTATTATGGGTTTTTCGTCGATTTTCACTGGGCTGAACTTCATTGTCACAGTGCATAAACTTCGGGCTCCGGGAATGACTTGGTTTAGTATGCCTTTATTTGTTTGGGGAATGTATGCCACCTCAATTATTCAAGTAATGGCGACACCGGTACTTGGAATTACGATGTTACTCCTCATTCTAGAACGAGCGTTCGGAATCGGCATTTTTGACCCTGCTATGGGTGGAGATCCGGTGCTGTACCAACACTTCTTTTGGTTTTATTCTCATCCAGCCGTGTATATCATGATTTTGCCCGGTATGGCAATTATCTCCGAACTTATTGCAACTTTTTCTCATAAAAGAATATTTGGATACACACCCATCGCGTTTTCGAGCCTTGCTATCGCACTTGTCAGTTTTCTTGTTTGGGGACATCACATGTTCACAAGTGGTCAATCTGAACTCGCGGCATTTATTTTTTCATTTCTAACCTTTTTGGTCGGAATTCCTTCTGGAATTAAGATTTTTAATTGGGTTGCAACAATGTACCGTGGGTCACTTACTTTTCAAGCGCCAATGCTTTACACCCACGCATTTCTTTGCCTTTTCACGATTGGAGGATTAACAGGAATTTATCTAGGTGCACTTTCAGTGGACATTCACTTACACGATACCTATTTTGTTGTTGCTCATTTTCATTATGTGATGATGGGTGGAACAGTTATCGCATTCCTTGGCGGGCTTCATTACTGGTGGCCAAAAATCTGGGGACGGATGTATAACGAAACAGCTGCTTTGGTTTCTGCTGCCCTGATTTTTATTGGCTTCAATGTGACATTCTTCCCTCAGTTTTTGATGGGTTTGCAAGGGATGCCTCGCAGATACTATACCTATTTAGAGCAATATCATTCGCTACACATGATTTCAACCGTTGGAACTTGGATTTTAGGCGTAGGATTTATCATTATGGCGGTTTACCTTATTCATTCAATTTTCAAAGGACCACAAGCACCAAAAAATCCGTGGTATGGATTGACAATGGAATGGATGACAACATCGCCACCGCATCCACATAACTTTGAAGGAACCCCGCATCAAATTTTTGGTCCTTATGATTATGACCGTGTATTGATGGATAAAGATGGGTTAATCACCTTTAATCCCAATAGCGGTGATCATCACGAAGAATCAAACGGTAAGAATGGAAATGGGAAAAAACTTAAAAAGGCAAGTAAAGTATAG
- the coxB gene encoding cytochrome c oxidase subunit II — MKSSYLPEQASTIASDIDSLIIFITNASAWLFLLVTIVSVYYLWIYRRKNERPEYTSGISHNTRLEIIWTLIPTLLVFLIFFWGFRSYLDMNVVPKDALEIRVLGKKWFWAFDYPNGANSVNELVVPQGKPLKFLISSEDVIHSFYVPAFRVKMDAVPNRYSILTATPTQAGTFDIFCTEYCGKSHSEMIGKIRVVSETEYNKWLEEAEGGGSMKPEEFGKKLYISKACVTCHSVDGTANTGPTWKGAYGKKHKLADGSEVLADENYLRESMLEPNAKVVAGYQPVMPTYQGILKQKQIDAIIAYMKTIQ; from the coding sequence ATGAAAAGTTCATACTTACCTGAACAAGCCTCGACCATCGCGTCTGATATTGACAGTCTCATCATATTTATAACCAACGCATCAGCGTGGCTTTTTTTATTGGTTACCATCGTCTCGGTCTATTATCTCTGGATTTATAGACGAAAGAATGAAAGACCTGAATACACGTCGGGTATCTCTCATAACACGAGACTTGAAATAATCTGGACATTAATTCCAACCCTGCTTGTTTTCTTAATTTTCTTTTGGGGGTTCCGCTCATACTTAGACATGAATGTTGTCCCTAAAGACGCACTCGAAATTCGGGTTTTGGGAAAAAAATGGTTTTGGGCATTTGATTACCCGAACGGTGCAAATAGTGTCAATGAATTGGTGGTACCTCAAGGAAAACCGTTGAAATTTTTAATTTCATCTGAAGATGTCATTCACAGTTTTTATGTTCCGGCATTCCGAGTAAAAATGGATGCTGTTCCAAATCGTTATAGCATTTTGACCGCGACACCCACTCAAGCAGGAACTTTTGACATTTTTTGTACAGAATACTGTGGAAAGAGCCACTCTGAAATGATCGGAAAAATTCGAGTTGTAAGTGAAACAGAATACAACAAGTGGCTTGAAGAGGCAGAAGGTGGCGGGTCAATGAAACCTGAAGAGTTTGGAAAAAAACTCTACATCTCAAAGGCTTGTGTAACTTGTCATAGCGTTGATGGAACTGCAAATACCGGCCCAACTTGGAAGGGTGCATATGGAAAAAAACATAAACTTGCCGATGGAAGTGAAGTGCTTGCAGATGAAAACTATCTCAGAGAGTCAATGCTCGAACCTAATGCTAAAGTCGTTGCCGGCTACCAACCGGTAATGCCTACTTATCAAGGAATCTTAAAGCAAAAGCAAATCGATGCGATTATTGCTTATATGAAAACTATTCAGTAA
- a CDS encoding SCO family protein translates to MWFVKVVFVFGLILKCNVLFSQQILDSPTELKGIDVVEKLGDIIPFHLTFIDETGKAVQLQDYFLDGKPVLLTLGYYKCPMLCNLVQNGVCGSAKQLDLDLGVDYRIITVSIDPSETPELAMAKKNGYKEAFGRPGVEEGWHFLVGRSEMSRSLAESVGFIYYFDTKRNEYAHPAVAFLISPEGKITRYLYGINYRQFDLKLALIEASSGKIGTTMDRIILSCFHYDPKLNSYVPFAINIMKVGGLLTIVIMGVVLSTFWVKESRKHEKKGKPPVDLTLN, encoded by the coding sequence ATGTGGTTCGTGAAAGTTGTGTTTGTTTTTGGTTTGATTTTGAAATGTAATGTTCTTTTTTCTCAACAGATTTTAGATTCACCAACAGAATTAAAGGGAATTGATGTAGTTGAAAAATTAGGGGATATAATCCCTTTTCACCTTACTTTTATAGATGAAACTGGGAAAGCCGTTCAGTTACAAGATTATTTTCTGGATGGAAAACCAGTACTCTTGACCCTTGGTTACTACAAGTGTCCGATGCTTTGCAACTTGGTACAAAACGGTGTCTGTGGCAGTGCCAAACAATTGGACTTAGACCTTGGAGTTGATTATAGAATTATAACCGTCAGTATAGACCCGAGCGAAACACCAGAACTTGCAATGGCAAAGAAAAACGGATACAAAGAAGCTTTTGGAAGACCGGGTGTAGAAGAGGGTTGGCACTTCTTAGTGGGCAGGTCAGAAATGTCAAGATCACTTGCAGAGTCAGTTGGTTTTATTTATTACTTCGATACAAAACGAAATGAATATGCGCATCCGGCTGTTGCATTTTTAATCTCCCCAGAAGGGAAAATTACCCGTTATTTGTACGGGATTAATTATCGACAATTTGATCTTAAGCTGGCATTGATTGAAGCAAGTTCAGGAAAAATAGGGACAACGATGGATCGAATTATTCTTTCATGTTTTCACTACGATCCGAAATTGAATAGCTATGTTCCATTTGCTATAAACATTATGAAAGTAGGCGGCTTGCTCACAATAGTGATTATGGGCGTGGTGCTCAGTACTTTTTGGGTAAAAGAAAGCCGCAAACATGAAAAGAAGGGAAAACCACCCGTCGATTTAACATTGAATTAA